A single genomic interval of Halalkalicoccus subterraneus harbors:
- a CDS encoding aldo/keto reductase, translating to MEYHNLGSTGTTVSELCFGTWRFGKESGGTVETDRDTARELLDTAWEHGINFIDTANVYGTPNGTSEEYIGEWLEDHDREEFVLASKVYFPFDGWGEPGPNDSGLGRKHIRAQIEGTLDRLGTDYLDLYYIHRFDEDTPIEETLDTLDTLVEKGKVNYLGASTMAAWQLTKALWKSEVEGFERFEVTQPLFHAAYRDDVADYLDVCADQNLAVCPYSPLAGGFLTGKYEKEGEEVVGPEGSRADLDDRFEDYYVSERGWQVLEEIRAVADEAGATPAQVSLRWLMDQEAFSCTPIVGARTTDQLEENVGAVEVDLSREQRERIEDARYEEEGRRFGH from the coding sequence ATGGAGTATCACAACCTCGGTTCAACCGGGACGACGGTTTCGGAACTCTGTTTCGGAACCTGGCGCTTCGGAAAGGAGAGCGGCGGCACCGTCGAGACCGACAGGGACACCGCCCGCGAGTTGCTCGATACGGCTTGGGAGCACGGTATCAACTTCATCGACACCGCGAACGTCTACGGCACTCCCAACGGAACGAGCGAGGAGTACATCGGCGAGTGGCTGGAGGATCACGACCGCGAGGAGTTCGTGCTCGCCTCGAAGGTGTACTTCCCCTTCGACGGGTGGGGCGAGCCCGGCCCGAACGACTCGGGGCTGGGGCGCAAACACATCCGCGCGCAGATCGAGGGCACCCTCGATAGGCTGGGAACGGACTACCTCGATCTCTACTACATCCACCGCTTCGACGAGGACACCCCCATCGAGGAGACGCTCGATACGCTCGATACGCTGGTCGAGAAGGGCAAGGTGAACTACCTCGGCGCCTCGACGATGGCCGCCTGGCAGCTGACGAAGGCGCTGTGGAAATCGGAGGTGGAGGGGTTCGAGCGCTTCGAGGTGACCCAGCCGCTCTTTCACGCGGCGTATCGCGACGACGTCGCGGACTACCTCGACGTCTGTGCGGATCAGAACCTGGCTGTCTGTCCCTACTCGCCGCTGGCGGGCGGCTTCCTCACCGGCAAGTACGAAAAGGAGGGTGAGGAAGTCGTCGGCCCCGAGGGCTCGCGCGCGGATCTGGACGACCGCTTCGAGGACTACTACGTCTCCGAACGCGGCTGGCAGGTCTTAGAGGAGATCCGCGCGGTCGCCGACGAGGCGGGCGCGACCCCCGCACAGGTCTCGCTGCGCTGGCTGATGGATCAGGAGGCGTTCTCGTGTACGCCGATCGTCGGCGCGCGCACAACCGACCAATTGGAGGAGAACGTCGGCGCGGTCGAGGTGGACCTCTCACGTGAGCAGCGCGAGCGGATCGAGGACGCGCGCTACGAGGAGGAAGGGCGACGCTTCGGTCACTAA
- a CDS encoding DUF7546 family protein → MTRTLDFDSLPDRFRPRTSTLLYGGLLVNTELAVLVVYHLIADVRVESVFAVVYPFIWINVGLWAILRTNPDPRTKRHRYIAGAVAVGYLLALFVLGGLAWTGIPQLPTGLDVSMPSPGIGPIISYNGEFVRFTLVPFLVVGYVALSYLVYATLIDAADSALGGVIGLFSCFSCVWPLIAPIFVGAFGSAGTAVATSLQSYVAGTAIFLATIALLYWRPFKRERTNDDEGENEGMSDREVRWRRKREQRRGQ, encoded by the coding sequence ATGACCCGCACCCTCGACTTCGATTCGCTCCCCGACCGCTTCCGCCCGCGGACCTCGACGCTGCTGTACGGCGGGCTGCTCGTCAACACCGAACTCGCCGTTCTGGTGGTCTATCACCTCATCGCGGACGTACGGGTCGAGAGCGTCTTCGCGGTCGTCTATCCGTTTATCTGGATCAACGTCGGTCTCTGGGCGATCCTGCGGACGAACCCCGATCCTCGAACGAAGCGCCACCGATATATCGCGGGCGCCGTCGCGGTCGGCTACCTGCTGGCGCTGTTCGTCCTCGGAGGGCTGGCTTGGACGGGGATCCCACAGCTCCCGACCGGGCTCGACGTCTCGATGCCCTCCCCGGGCATCGGCCCGATCATCTCGTACAACGGCGAGTTCGTCCGATTTACGCTCGTTCCGTTCCTCGTCGTCGGCTACGTCGCCCTCTCGTATCTCGTCTACGCGACTCTCATCGACGCCGCGGACTCCGCGCTCGGGGGCGTCATCGGCCTCTTCTCGTGTTTCTCGTGTGTCTGGCCGCTGATCGCGCCGATCTTCGTCGGCGCGTTCGGCAGCGCCGGAACCGCGGTGGCCACGAGCCTCCAGTCGTACGTCGCCGGTACCGCGATCTTTCTCGCCACTATTGCCCTGCTGTACTGGCGACCGTTCAAGCGCGAGCGGACGAACGACGATGAAGGTGAAAACGAGGGGATGAGCGACCGCGAGGTGCGCTGGCGCCGGAAACGCGAACAGCGCCGCGGTCAGTGA
- a CDS encoding heme o synthase, which translates to MADRSRFLAVLAATTMGAYLLVIAGATTALTDATAACSTWPACGGAYPFAGTAVTIAWTHRLLAALVGVGALASVVMGWRSEPPRVRGALLVAAGLYPVQVGIGAVVATTGAPPTISAVHLLVGTLIFGGLLVGLAWSLERRFPTRERDEPLTKDPEPVRDRPDAPTPEPRSTTGLRATLGAYFSLMKPRLMWLLCLVAAAAMALAVGPALTVDTIVATLLGGTLAIGASGTFNHVLERDVDQRMKRTADRPLATEIVSVRNALAFGVLLGLASLATFYVFVNALAALLGLTAIVFYSVVYTLVLKPNTVQNTVIGGAAGALPALIGWAAATGEIGLPALVLAGVIFCWTPAHFYNLALAYKDDYERGGFPMMPVVRGERLTRKHIVYYLGATLVAASLLAAVDTLGWLFAATSVVFGAIFLREVMRLHREQTRSAAMRSFHASNAYLGMLLLAIIVDALAL; encoded by the coding sequence ATCGCCGACCGGTCGCGTTTCCTCGCCGTGCTCGCGGCGACGACGATGGGTGCGTATCTGCTGGTCATTGCGGGTGCGACGACCGCGCTCACCGACGCCACCGCAGCCTGCTCGACGTGGCCTGCCTGCGGCGGCGCCTACCCCTTTGCCGGGACGGCCGTCACGATCGCGTGGACACACCGCCTGCTCGCGGCGCTCGTCGGGGTCGGCGCCCTCGCAAGCGTCGTCATGGGGTGGCGAAGCGAGCCACCGCGCGTGCGCGGAGCGCTCCTCGTCGCCGCGGGGCTCTACCCCGTTCAGGTCGGAATCGGTGCAGTCGTCGCCACGACGGGTGCGCCACCGACGATCTCGGCGGTTCACCTGCTGGTCGGGACCCTCATCTTCGGCGGGCTACTGGTCGGTCTCGCGTGGTCGCTCGAACGCCGTTTCCCCACCCGCGAGCGCGACGAACCGCTCACCAAGGACCCCGAACCGGTCCGGGATCGTCCGGACGCCCCGACTCCCGAGCCACGATCGACGACCGGCCTGCGGGCGACGCTCGGGGCGTACTTCAGCCTGATGAAGCCGCGGCTGATGTGGCTGCTCTGCCTCGTCGCCGCCGCGGCGATGGCCCTCGCAGTGGGCCCTGCACTCACCGTCGACACGATCGTCGCCACCCTCTTGGGTGGTACCCTCGCCATCGGCGCGAGCGGCACCTTCAACCACGTGCTCGAACGCGACGTCGACCAGCGCATGAAACGCACCGCCGACCGCCCGCTGGCGACCGAGATCGTTTCCGTCAGGAACGCGCTCGCGTTCGGCGTGCTGCTGGGACTCGCCTCGCTCGCGACGTTTTACGTCTTCGTCAACGCGCTTGCGGCGCTGTTGGGTCTGACCGCGATCGTCTTCTACAGCGTGGTCTACACGCTCGTTTTGAAACCGAACACGGTCCAGAACACGGTCATCGGCGGGGCCGCGGGGGCCCTGCCCGCGCTGATCGGCTGGGCCGCCGCAACGGGGGAGATCGGCCTGCCGGCGTTGGTGCTCGCGGGCGTGATCTTCTGCTGGACGCCCGCACACTTCTACAACCTCGCGCTCGCGTACAAGGACGACTACGAACGCGGCGGGTTCCCGATGATGCCCGTGGTGCGGGGCGAGCGCCTCACCCGAAAGCACATCGTCTACTACCTGGGCGCGACGCTGGTCGCCGCGAGCCTGCTGGCGGCCGTCGACACGCTGGGCTGGCTCTTCGCCGCTACTAGCGTCGTCTTCGGGGCGATCTTCCTGCGCGAGGTGATGCGCTTGCATCGCGAGCAGACCCGAAGCGCCGCGATGCGCTCGTTCCACGCCTCGAACGCCTATCTGGGGATGCTGCTGCTGGCGATCATCGTCGATGCGCTCGCCCTATGA
- the coxB gene encoding cytochrome c oxidase subunit II, whose product MKRTRSLLVLCVGLFLFAVEPVAAQNSINDQLIGELNNVLLYAAIPITLLVQAVLIYAVFKFRNNDDPRPTQENRRLEITWTVATAIVLLFVGLASYQVMADPFITAQNDDVPGEDAVEIDVVAYNYGWDFIYQDEGIESTSSATIPTDTEIYFNVGASEEQNSYIHGFHVPDLGLKQDANPGQSNTVKTEVYEEGEYQGYCSKYCGVGHSSMYFTIDAVSEDEYQQWVQEQQSSGGSGNESGGNESSGNESGNASGGNESSNASGGS is encoded by the coding sequence ATGAAACGGACCCGGAGCCTCCTCGTCCTCTGTGTGGGGCTTTTTCTGTTCGCCGTCGAGCCGGTCGCGGCACAGAACTCGATCAACGACCAGCTCATCGGCGAGTTGAACAACGTCCTCCTGTACGCCGCGATCCCGATCACCCTGCTGGTACAGGCGGTCCTGATCTACGCGGTGTTCAAGTTCCGTAACAACGACGACCCGCGCCCGACCCAGGAGAACCGCCGACTCGAGATCACCTGGACGGTCGCGACCGCGATCGTCCTCCTGTTCGTCGGACTCGCGTCCTATCAGGTGATGGCGGATCCCTTCATCACCGCCCAGAACGACGACGTCCCCGGCGAGGACGCCGTCGAGATCGACGTCGTCGCGTACAACTACGGCTGGGACTTCATCTACCAAGATGAAGGAATCGAATCGACCAGCTCCGCGACGATCCCGACCGACACCGAGATCTACTTCAATGTCGGGGCCAGCGAAGAGCAAAACTCCTACATACACGGGTTTCACGTCCCTGACCTCGGGTTGAAACAGGACGCCAACCCGGGCCAATCGAACACGGTGAAGACCGAGGTGTACGAGGAGGGCGAATACCAGGGCTACTGTTCGAAGTACTGTGGTGTGGGCCACTCGAGCATGTACTTCACCATCGACGCGGTGAGCGAGGACGAGTACCAGCAGTGGGTCCAGGAGCAGCAGTCCTCCGGCGGTAGCGGCAACGAGAGCGGTGGCAACGAAAGCAGTGGCAACGAGAGCGGCAATGCGAGCGGCGGTAACGAAAGCAGCAACGCTAGCGGCGGTTCATAA
- a CDS encoding amphi-Trp domain-containing protein — protein sequence MPEEVLFKTEQSRSREEIATYLRAVADKLDGNGSLTLSAGDESVDLAVPDRPTFEIKAERESEGNDSELSVEFELEWDEGQEGESGTSGDLTIE from the coding sequence ATGCCAGAAGAAGTACTCTTCAAGACCGAACAGTCCCGCTCGCGCGAGGAAATCGCCACCTACCTCCGAGCGGTCGCCGACAAGCTCGATGGGAACGGCAGCCTCACTCTCAGCGCCGGCGACGAATCGGTGGATCTCGCGGTCCCCGACCGGCCCACCTTCGAGATCAAAGCCGAGCGCGAAAGCGAGGGAAACGACTCCGAACTCAGCGTCGAGTTCGAACTCGAATGGGACGAGGGCCAAGAGGGAGAAAGCGGGACGAGCGGCGATCTAACCATCGAGTGA
- a CDS encoding cytochrome c oxidase subunit 3 codes for MTVSEDSGDDHGHHLPAVEDWPKGFGEASWWPFITAIGASGIYVGAALTILSLGGLALAPIVGGGVFAVSVATFLAGLYGWTYHAFVKAFWDAEDHGNASLRWGMVLFLCTEVATFGAVFVYYFHIRIVSWPPADFEVISGPLVAGTVTLGSVEIPIISEIVLANTLILVLSSGTIHWAHSQLLKDNHRNFTLGLAATFMLGVVFLIGQSYEYYEFIVHEGFTLAAAQEALYASAFYGLTGLHGLHVSMGAVLIGILLLRALYGQYSSERHTSVSTVSMYWHFVDVVWIFLVVVLYLGAVI; via the coding sequence ATGACCGTCTCCGAAGACTCAGGCGACGACCACGGCCACCACCTCCCGGCCGTCGAAGACTGGCCGAAGGGCTTTGGTGAGGCCAGCTGGTGGCCCTTCATCACTGCCATCGGCGCCTCCGGAATCTACGTCGGCGCGGCCCTGACAATCCTCTCGCTCGGCGGGCTCGCGCTCGCACCGATCGTCGGCGGCGGCGTCTTCGCCGTGAGCGTCGCCACGTTCCTCGCAGGACTGTACGGTTGGACGTACCACGCGTTCGTCAAGGCGTTCTGGGACGCCGAAGACCACGGCAACGCGAGCCTCCGCTGGGGGATGGTGCTCTTTTTGTGTACGGAGGTCGCGACCTTCGGCGCCGTCTTCGTCTACTACTTCCACATCCGTATCGTCTCGTGGCCCCCCGCGGACTTCGAGGTGATCTCGGGGCCGCTCGTCGCCGGCACCGTCACGCTCGGCTCGGTCGAGATCCCCATCATCAGCGAGATCGTCCTCGCGAACACGCTGATTCTGGTTCTGAGCAGCGGGACGATCCACTGGGCGCACTCCCAGTTGCTCAAGGACAACCACCGCAACTTCACCCTCGGTCTCGCCGCGACCTTCATGCTCGGCGTGGTCTTCCTCATCGGACAGAGCTACGAGTATTACGAGTTCATCGTCCACGAGGGCTTCACGCTGGCCGCAGCCCAAGAGGCGCTGTACGCCAGTGCCTTCTACGGGCTGACTGGTTTGCACGGGCTGCACGTCTCGATGGGGGCCGTTCTCATCGGCATCCTCCTCCTTCGGGCGCTTTACGGGCAGTACTCGTCCGAACGTCACACCTCCGTCTCGACGGTTTCGATGTACTGGCACTTCGTCGACGTCGTCTGGATCTTCCTCGTCGTCGTCCTCTACCTCGGCGCGGTCATCTGA
- a CDS encoding DUF7410 domain-containing protein: MVEYALDGDETVHTCPHCERPFARAEYVTLHAGLDHPGTLSEEDRERFAAAYRSETAGIRRFRLKAIGTLIGLYFTFLFVYLVVA, translated from the coding sequence ATGGTCGAGTACGCCCTCGACGGCGACGAGACGGTCCACACCTGTCCGCACTGCGAGCGCCCGTTCGCACGCGCGGAGTACGTGACGCTCCACGCCGGTCTCGACCACCCCGGAACGCTCTCGGAGGAGGATCGCGAGCGATTCGCAGCGGCCTACCGCAGCGAAACCGCCGGAATCAGACGATTTCGATTAAAGGCGATCGGGACCCTGATCGGTCTGTATTTCACCTTCCTGTTCGTCTACCTCGTGGTCGCCTAG
- a CDS encoding DUF7541 family protein, which yields MEEQTGLSDQYRKASPWPLFIALGLAVAEVGVIFDLVPIAVGGILLLVGSLGGVMSESGYTATPWRFIGALGGVFVIVGIALTVLYPLGGGGALNIGFRGVAFGVAGFLCIVGALGGRFVVEDRSSV from the coding sequence ATGGAAGAACAGACGGGGCTGAGTGATCAGTACCGAAAGGCCAGCCCGTGGCCGCTGTTTATCGCACTGGGGCTCGCGGTCGCGGAGGTGGGCGTCATCTTCGATCTCGTTCCGATCGCGGTCGGCGGGATCCTGTTGCTCGTCGGCAGCCTCGGCGGGGTCATGAGCGAATCCGGTTACACGGCGACGCCGTGGCGATTCATCGGCGCTCTGGGTGGCGTCTTCGTGATCGTCGGAATCGCCCTGACCGTGCTGTACCCGCTGGGTGGCGGCGGCGCCCTGAACATCGGCTTCCGTGGCGTGGCATTCGGCGTCGCAGGCTTCCTGTGTATTGTCGGGGCCCTTGGCGGCCGCTTTGTCGTCGAAGATCGATCCTCGGTGTGA
- a CDS encoding DUF6684 family protein: MSRLLDDRVFNKETLLDSTVNLVPFGILAFFLVLFIVATPDGWKDGSLMSIYMLTLVISMSWGLLHLTYATAKRI, encoded by the coding sequence ATGAGCAGACTGCTCGACGACCGCGTCTTCAACAAGGAGACGCTGCTCGATTCGACGGTGAACCTGGTCCCGTTCGGTATCCTGGCGTTCTTTCTCGTCCTGTTCATCGTCGCAACGCCCGACGGCTGGAAGGACGGGTCGCTGATGAGCATCTACATGCTGACGCTGGTTATCAGCATGAGCTGGGGGCTGCTTCACCTGACGTACGCGACCGCAAAACGGATCTGA